A stretch of the Glutamicibacter sp. JL.03c genome encodes the following:
- the gcl gene encoding glyoxylate carboligase, with amino-acid sequence MPKMRAVDAIVQILEKEGATEAFGLPGAAINPLYSAMKDHGGIRHTLHRHVEGASHAADGYSRATGKIGVCLGTSGPAGTDMITGLYAAIADSIPMLCITGQAPTSVLHKEDFQAVDIESIAKPVTKYASTILEPGLVPGTFAKAFQIMRSSRPGPVLLDLPINVQMAEIDFDIDAYEPLPVDKPKATRGQAEKIVDLLLSGTKPLIIAGGGVINANASQQLVELAEELNIPVSPTLMGWGAIADDHRLQAGMVGIQTHTRYGNATFLESDVVLGLGNRWANRHTGALDVYRANRKFIHVDIEPTQIGRVFSPDLGITSDAGAAIDAILQVVRERKAAGTLPDYSAWADSAAARKGTGHRKTNFDNIPIKPQRVYQEMNAAFGQDTTYVSTIGLSQIAGAQMLHVFGPRRWINAGQAGPLGWTGPAALGVVRGKPGKKVVALSGDYDFQFMIEELAVGAQFKLPYVHVVVNNSYLGLIRQSQRGFEMDYHVQLGFDNINSPETNGYGVDHVKVAEGLGCKAVRVEDPAKLADGFAEAQRLAEEFQVPVVVEVILEKVTNIAMGAALDAVNEFEDLALTAEDAPTALVPLGARATVSA; translated from the coding sequence ATGCCAAAGATGCGCGCAGTAGATGCCATCGTACAGATCCTGGAAAAAGAGGGTGCCACCGAGGCCTTCGGCCTGCCAGGAGCAGCCATCAATCCGCTGTATTCGGCCATGAAGGACCATGGCGGAATCCGCCATACCCTGCACCGCCACGTCGAAGGCGCCAGCCACGCGGCCGACGGCTACTCGCGGGCCACCGGAAAGATCGGGGTGTGCCTGGGCACGTCGGGCCCGGCGGGCACCGACATGATCACCGGCCTGTATGCCGCCATCGCCGATTCGATCCCGATGCTGTGCATCACCGGACAGGCCCCGACCAGCGTGCTGCACAAGGAGGACTTCCAGGCCGTGGACATCGAGTCCATCGCCAAGCCGGTCACCAAGTACGCGTCGACCATCCTGGAGCCGGGGCTGGTGCCGGGCACCTTCGCCAAGGCCTTCCAGATCATGCGCTCCTCGCGTCCCGGCCCGGTGCTGCTGGATTTGCCGATCAATGTGCAGATGGCCGAGATCGACTTCGACATCGACGCCTACGAGCCCTTGCCGGTGGACAAGCCGAAGGCCACCCGCGGGCAGGCAGAGAAGATCGTCGACCTGCTGCTGAGCGGCACGAAGCCGCTGATCATCGCCGGTGGCGGTGTGATCAACGCCAACGCCTCCCAGCAGCTCGTTGAGCTGGCCGAGGAGCTGAACATCCCGGTTTCCCCGACCCTGATGGGCTGGGGCGCGATCGCCGACGACCACCGCCTGCAGGCAGGCATGGTCGGCATCCAGACCCACACCAGGTACGGCAACGCCACCTTCCTGGAATCCGACGTGGTGCTGGGACTGGGCAACCGCTGGGCCAACCGCCACACCGGCGCCCTGGATGTGTACCGCGCGAACCGCAAGTTCATCCACGTGGACATCGAGCCGACCCAGATCGGCCGCGTCTTCTCGCCGGATCTGGGGATCACCTCGGATGCCGGTGCCGCCATCGACGCCATCCTTCAGGTGGTGCGCGAGCGCAAGGCCGCCGGCACCCTGCCCGACTACAGCGCCTGGGCCGATTCGGCCGCCGCGCGCAAGGGCACCGGGCACCGCAAGACCAACTTCGATAACATCCCCATCAAGCCGCAGCGCGTGTACCAGGAAATGAACGCGGCCTTCGGCCAGGACACCACCTACGTGTCCACCATCGGCCTCTCGCAGATCGCCGGCGCGCAGATGCTGCACGTCTTCGGCCCGCGCCGCTGGATCAACGCGGGACAGGCCGGCCCGCTGGGCTGGACCGGTCCGGCCGCACTGGGCGTGGTGCGCGGCAAGCCGGGGAAGAAGGTGGTCGCCCTCTCCGGAGACTACGACTTCCAGTTCATGATCGAAGAGCTGGCCGTGGGCGCGCAGTTCAAGCTGCCGTATGTGCACGTCGTGGTGAACAACTCCTACCTGGGCCTGATCCGCCAGTCGCAGCGCGGCTTCGAGATGGATTACCACGTGCAGCTGGGCTTCGATAACATCAACTCCCCGGAAACCAACGGCTACGGCGTGGACCACGTCAAGGTCGCCGAAGGCCTGGGCTGCAAGGCGGTGCGCGTCGAGGATCCTGCCAAGCTGGCCGACGGCTTCGCCGAGGCGCAGCGCCTGGCTGAAGAGTTCCAGGTGCCAGTGGTGGTCGAGGTCATCCTGGAGAAGGTCACCAACATCGCCATGGGCGCAGCCCTGGACGCTGTGAACGAGTTTGAAGATCTGGCATTGACCGCCGAAGATGCACCAACCGCGTTGGTGCCGCTCGGCGCACGTGCCACCGTGAGTGCCTAA
- a CDS encoding 2-hydroxy-3-oxopropionate reductase, which produces MSQNVAFIGLGIMGLPMAKNLVNAGFAVTGFNRSQKAIDDLVAAGGQGANSIAEAVKDADVVITMVPDSPDVEAVVTGEDGVFAHAKAGALWVDNSSIRPDVSVDLAQAARAAGLRPLDAPVSGGEAGAIEGVLSIMVGGEPADFEAAQGVLNAVGKTIVLVGPSGSGQTVKAANQLIVAANIQALSEAVVFLEAYGVDTDAAIKVLGGGLAGSKVLDQKAQKILDREFAPGFRLALHNKDMGIVTSAAREAGVVLPLGALVAQLVTSTVACGDGALDHSGLFRGVQRFSGTVEAPVPA; this is translated from the coding sequence ATGTCGCAGAACGTTGCATTCATCGGCCTTGGCATCATGGGCCTGCCAATGGCGAAGAACCTGGTCAATGCCGGTTTCGCCGTCACCGGTTTCAACCGCAGCCAGAAAGCCATCGACGACCTGGTCGCCGCTGGCGGGCAGGGCGCCAACTCGATCGCCGAAGCTGTCAAGGACGCCGACGTGGTCATCACCATGGTCCCTGATTCCCCGGACGTCGAAGCCGTGGTCACCGGCGAGGACGGCGTCTTCGCCCACGCCAAGGCCGGAGCGTTGTGGGTCGACAACTCCTCGATCCGCCCGGATGTCTCGGTGGATCTGGCCCAGGCGGCCCGCGCCGCCGGACTGCGCCCGCTGGACGCCCCGGTCTCCGGCGGCGAAGCGGGAGCCATCGAAGGGGTGCTGTCCATCATGGTCGGCGGCGAGCCGGCAGATTTCGAGGCCGCGCAGGGCGTGCTCAACGCCGTGGGCAAGACCATCGTGCTGGTGGGCCCCTCGGGCTCGGGCCAGACCGTGAAGGCCGCCAACCAGCTGATCGTCGCCGCCAACATCCAGGCGCTGAGCGAAGCCGTCGTCTTCCTGGAAGCCTATGGCGTGGATACCGATGCAGCCATCAAGGTGCTCGGCGGCGGGCTGGCCGGCTCCAAGGTGCTGGACCAGAAAGCCCAGAAGATCCTGGACCGCGAATTCGCCCCGGGCTTCCGCCTGGCCTTGCACAACAAGGACATGGGCATCGTGACCTCGGCGGCCCGCGAAGCCGGCGTGGTCCTGCCGCTGGGCGCCCTCGTGGCGCAGCTGGTCACCTCCACCGTGGCCTGTGGGGACGGGGCACTGGACCACTCGGGCCTCTTCCGCGGCGTGCAGCGCTTCTCCGGCACGGTTGAAGCCCCGGTTCCGGCCTAG